In Pseudomonas saudiphocaensis, one DNA window encodes the following:
- a CDS encoding histidine kinase — MSALGRIYWLVSLFFGLIATVCMLVLLRQASHDVGRELSAAQAMVTYLSEVAERDSAALQGELTDNLRHVRVRWLQPGQVPEPLNRGSWLDRQIYPSELAEPVTLPLADGRRLQLSVDPADEIDEVWDSLLRLLTLFCIALLLSLLAIRWALRPALAVLDELLAALERVSQGRLDTRLGSHTLAEARQLAGHFNRMVTSLQSARRENDELTHALLALQERERTQLAQALHDDLGQYLAGIRAQACLLQAVKDQPTLVAATAVRLDDNCEQLQNGFRRLTRELYPVMLEHLELPEAIRLLAEQWQEAHGIELRLHVDKRLPVLPLVVKEHLYRLLQEALTNVARHAHASRVHIRLRLRGERLRLLVRDNGCGAGESRPLGIGLRSMRERAHCLGGHLFLASRSGGGWAVLLDFPLMEAMAHEDIAG, encoded by the coding sequence ATGTCTGCACTCGGGCGCATCTACTGGCTGGTTTCGCTGTTTTTTGGCCTGATCGCCACAGTCTGCATGCTGGTGCTGCTGCGCCAGGCCAGCCATGACGTAGGCCGTGAGCTGAGTGCCGCACAGGCGATGGTCACCTACCTCAGCGAGGTGGCCGAGCGCGACTCTGCCGCGCTGCAAGGAGAACTCACCGATAACCTGCGGCACGTGCGGGTGCGATGGCTGCAGCCGGGACAAGTGCCGGAGCCTCTGAATCGGGGTTCCTGGCTCGACCGACAGATTTATCCGAGCGAGCTTGCCGAGCCGGTCACTCTGCCATTGGCGGATGGCAGGCGCCTGCAGCTAAGCGTCGATCCGGCTGACGAAATCGACGAGGTATGGGATTCGCTGCTGCGGCTGCTGACCCTGTTCTGCATCGCGCTGCTGCTAAGTCTGCTGGCGATTCGTTGGGCGCTACGCCCGGCACTGGCGGTGCTGGATGAGCTGCTCGCCGCTCTGGAGCGGGTTTCACAGGGCCGGCTCGATACCCGCCTGGGTAGCCACACGCTGGCGGAAGCGCGTCAGCTGGCCGGGCATTTCAACCGCATGGTGACTTCTCTACAGAGCGCCCGTCGTGAGAACGATGAGCTGACGCATGCGCTGCTGGCCTTGCAGGAACGTGAGCGAACCCAGCTGGCCCAGGCCCTGCACGACGATCTCGGTCAGTACCTGGCCGGCATCCGCGCCCAGGCCTGCCTGCTGCAGGCGGTCAAGGATCAACCGACTTTGGTCGCGGCCACGGCCGTGCGTCTGGATGACAACTGCGAACAGTTACAGAACGGATTCCGGCGGCTGACCCGCGAGCTTTACCCGGTGATGCTTGAACACCTTGAGCTGCCGGAAGCGATCCGCCTGTTGGCGGAGCAGTGGCAGGAGGCGCATGGCATAGAGCTACGTCTGCATGTGGACAAGCGTCTTCCTGTCCTGCCTCTGGTGGTCAAGGAACACCTGTACCGGCTGTTGCAGGAAGCGCTGACTAATGTCGCCCGACATGCCCACGCCAGCCGTGTGCACATCCGTCTACGTCTGCGTGGTGAGCGCTTGCGCTTGCTGGTTCGGGATAACGGCTGTGGGGCAGGCGAGAGTCGCCCACTGGGTATCGGCCTGCGCTCGATGCGAGAAAGAGCGCATTGCCTCGGGGGCCATCTGTTCCTCGCCAGCCGCTCCGGTGGCGGTTGGGCTGTTCTGCTGGATTTTCCCCTTATGGAGGCCATGGCCCATGAAGATATTGCTGGTTGA
- a CDS encoding response regulator transcription factor, translating to MKILLVDDHAVVRQGYAALLRALLPEAQVVEACDGEEALAKVQEEIPSLVIMDVGLPGISGLETTRRLIQRLPQLRVLFFSMHDELPLVRQALDAGAAGYITKSSSPQVLVDAVRRTLAGYAYIEQPLATQLARNPTATDAHDPRLQGMTQREFEIFVMLAKGTPSRVIAERLCISGKTVSNYLTLLKSKLQVSSQAELVHLAIDTGVLRVGERAAG from the coding sequence ATGAAGATATTGCTGGTTGACGATCATGCCGTGGTCCGCCAGGGCTATGCGGCACTTTTGCGAGCGTTGCTGCCTGAAGCCCAGGTGGTGGAAGCCTGTGATGGCGAGGAGGCTCTGGCAAAGGTTCAGGAGGAGATCCCCAGTCTGGTGATCATGGATGTCGGCCTGCCGGGCATCAGCGGCCTGGAGACAACACGCCGGCTGATCCAGCGGCTGCCCCAGCTGCGGGTGCTGTTCTTCAGCATGCATGATGAATTGCCGCTGGTGCGCCAGGCCCTGGATGCCGGTGCTGCCGGCTATATAACCAAGAGCTCTTCACCGCAGGTGTTGGTGGATGCGGTACGTCGCACCCTTGCCGGCTACGCCTATATTGAACAGCCGCTGGCGACACAGCTGGCACGCAATCCCACGGCCACCGATGCTCATGATCCTAGGCTGCAAGGCATGACCCAGCGTGAGTTCGAAATCTTCGTGATGCTTGCCAAAGGTACCCCTTCGCGGGTGATCGCCGAGCGTCTGTGCATCAGCGGCAAGACGGTGTCCAATTACCTGACCCTACTCAAGAGCAAGCTGCAGGTCAGCTCCCAGGCCGAACTGGTACATCTGGCCATCGATACGGGTGTGCTGCGGGTCGGAGAGCGGGCGGCGGGGTAA
- a CDS encoding pentapeptide repeat-containing protein — translation MKSPRLLLPLVLLASVTALADDDQPRSINGCVLQPESQCPNADLRGADLSNLDLSKINLAGANLSGANLRHAKLDLANLEKANFTGAALSRASLQQANLRLTNFTDAHMVAIQGWGLFGQGAQFQGADLTAANLEFARMSGAKLHQANLTGANLEMTWLSKADLKGADLTDANLQEAKLNDANLASATLTGARRHYASFQGTNMEKCTDCPLDWEK, via the coding sequence ATGAAATCACCCAGACTTTTGCTCCCCCTCGTACTGCTTGCCAGCGTCACGGCGCTTGCCGACGACGACCAGCCGCGCAGCATTAACGGCTGCGTGCTGCAACCTGAAAGCCAATGCCCCAACGCGGATCTACGCGGGGCCGATCTCAGCAACCTGGACCTGAGCAAAATCAACCTGGCCGGTGCCAACCTTTCCGGTGCCAACCTGCGTCATGCCAAGCTCGACCTGGCCAATCTGGAAAAGGCGAATTTCACCGGCGCCGCTCTCAGCCGCGCCAGCCTGCAACAGGCCAATCTGCGCCTGACGAATTTCACCGATGCACACATGGTCGCGATTCAGGGCTGGGGGCTGTTCGGCCAGGGCGCTCAGTTCCAAGGTGCAGACCTGACCGCTGCCAATCTGGAGTTCGCCCGCATGAGCGGTGCCAAACTGCACCAGGCGAACCTGACCGGAGCGAACCTGGAAATGACCTGGCTGAGCAAGGCCGACCTAAAGGGCGCCGATCTAACCGATGCCAACCTGCAGGAAGCCAAACTGAACGATGCCAACCTGGCCAGCGCCACCCTCACCGGCGCCCGCCGCCACTACGCGTCCTTCCAAGGCACCAATATGGAGAAATGCACTGATTGCCCGCTGGACTGGGAGAAATAG
- the exaA gene encoding quinoprotein ethanol dehydrogenase, whose amino-acid sequence MTTRSHPGSKRPLALAVHCLALAGGLALSGLVQAKNVTWEDIANDHVSTENVLQYGLGTNAQRWSPLAQVNENNVFKLTPAWSFSFGDEKQRGQESQAIIHDGVIYVTGSYSRVFALDSRTGKRLWSYAHRLPDDIRPCCDVVNRGAAIYGDKIYIGTLDASVVALNKDTGKVVWKKKFGDHAAGYTMTGAPTIVKDGKTGKVLLIHGSSGDEFGIVGKLFARDPDTGEEIWMRPFVEGHMGRLNGKESTPTGDIKAPSWPDDPNHPTGKKEAWSQGGGAPWQSASFDPETNTIIVGAGNPAPWNGWARTADGGDPKDFDSLYTSGQVGVDPSTGEVKWFYQHTPNDAWDFSGNNELVLFDYKDKNGKTVKATAHADRNGFFYVVDRKDGKLKNAFPFVDNITWASHIDLETGRPVEVAGQRPPKPEPGETRGKSVEVSPPFLGGKNWNPMAYSQDTGLFYVPANHWKEDYWTEEVSYKKGNAYLGQGFRIKRMYDDHVGILRAMDPTTGKVAWEHKEALPLWAGVLATKGNLVFTGTSDGYFKAFNAKTGDELWKFQTGSGIISPPVTWEQDGQQYIGVTVGYGGAVPLWGGDMATLTKPVAQGGSFWVFKLPEWDNKTAQR is encoded by the coding sequence ATGACAACAAGATCGCACCCCGGCAGCAAACGCCCTCTCGCCCTCGCCGTGCACTGCCTGGCGCTAGCCGGCGGCCTCGCTTTGAGCGGCCTCGTTCAGGCTAAGAACGTCACCTGGGAAGACATCGCCAATGACCACGTCTCCACTGAAAACGTCCTGCAGTACGGGCTTGGCACCAACGCCCAACGCTGGAGCCCGCTGGCCCAGGTAAACGAGAACAACGTTTTCAAATTGACCCCGGCCTGGTCCTTCTCTTTCGGTGACGAAAAACAGCGCGGTCAGGAATCCCAGGCCATCATTCACGACGGCGTGATCTACGTGACCGGCTCCTACTCCCGAGTGTTCGCTCTGGATTCGCGTACCGGCAAGCGCCTGTGGAGCTATGCGCACCGCCTGCCCGACGACATCCGTCCGTGCTGCGACGTGGTCAACCGTGGCGCCGCAATCTACGGCGACAAGATCTACATCGGCACCCTCGATGCCAGCGTGGTGGCACTGAACAAGGACACCGGCAAGGTGGTGTGGAAGAAGAAATTCGGCGACCACGCCGCTGGCTACACCATGACCGGCGCACCGACCATCGTAAAAGACGGCAAAACCGGCAAAGTTCTGCTGATTCACGGCAGCTCCGGAGACGAATTCGGCATCGTCGGCAAGCTCTTCGCCCGTGATCCGGACACCGGTGAGGAAATCTGGATGCGGCCCTTCGTCGAAGGCCACATGGGCCGCCTGAACGGCAAGGAAAGCACGCCCACTGGCGACATCAAGGCGCCGTCCTGGCCGGATGATCCCAACCACCCCACCGGCAAGAAGGAAGCCTGGAGCCAGGGCGGCGGTGCGCCGTGGCAGAGCGCGAGTTTCGACCCGGAAACCAACACCATTATCGTCGGCGCCGGTAACCCGGCACCCTGGAACGGCTGGGCGCGCACCGCCGACGGCGGCGACCCGAAGGACTTCGACAGCCTCTACACCTCCGGTCAGGTCGGTGTGGACCCGAGCACCGGCGAAGTGAAGTGGTTCTACCAGCACACGCCTAACGATGCCTGGGACTTCTCCGGCAACAACGAGCTGGTGCTGTTCGACTACAAGGACAAGAACGGCAAGACCGTGAAGGCCACCGCCCACGCCGACCGCAACGGCTTCTTCTATGTGGTCGATCGCAAGGACGGCAAGCTGAAGAACGCCTTCCCCTTCGTCGACAACATCACCTGGGCCAGCCATATCGATCTCGAGACCGGTCGCCCGGTAGAAGTTGCAGGCCAGCGTCCGCCCAAGCCCGAGCCGGGTGAAACCCGCGGCAAGTCGGTGGAAGTATCACCACCCTTCCTTGGCGGCAAAAACTGGAACCCCATGGCCTACAGCCAGGACACCGGTCTGTTCTATGTGCCTGCCAACCACTGGAAGGAGGACTACTGGACCGAGGAAGTCAGCTACAAGAAGGGCAACGCCTACCTGGGCCAGGGCTTCCGCATCAAGCGCATGTATGACGACCACGTCGGCATCCTGCGCGCCATGGACCCCACCACAGGCAAGGTCGCCTGGGAACACAAGGAAGCTCTGCCTCTGTGGGCAGGGGTGCTGGCGACCAAGGGCAACCTGGTCTTCACCGGTACCAGCGACGGCTACTTCAAGGCGTTCAACGCCAAGACCGGCGACGAGCTTTGGAAATTCCAGACCGGCAGCGGAATCATCTCCCCGCCCGTCACCTGGGAACAGGACGGCCAGCAGTACATCGGCGTAACCGTCGGCTACGGCGGAGCCGTACCGCTGTGGGGCGGCGACATGGCCACACTGACCAAGCCGGTCGCCCAAGGCGGCTCGTTCTGGGTGTTCAAACTGCCTGAGTGGGACAACAAGACGGCACAGCGCTAA
- the pedF gene encoding cytochrome c-550 PedF, which translates to MNNKTLLRAFFAAGLLGAAGFAMAHGDVTPQKVETKGLAPLGEEWLDENPYREPSEFHERAIEIGSSAYNQNCARCHGLEAISGGIAPDLRELEASVDGDDWYKERVINGAVRDGAVYMPRMADYLSQEALWAIRTYIESEAAKQ; encoded by the coding sequence ATGAATAATAAAACTCTATTGCGTGCTTTCTTCGCTGCCGGCCTGCTCGGCGCCGCCGGCTTTGCGATGGCACACGGCGACGTAACACCACAGAAAGTGGAAACCAAGGGGCTGGCTCCGTTGGGCGAAGAATGGCTGGATGAAAACCCCTATCGTGAACCGAGCGAGTTCCACGAGCGGGCGATCGAGATTGGATCGTCGGCCTACAACCAGAACTGCGCCCGTTGCCACGGCCTGGAAGCCATTTCTGGAGGCATCGCGCCTGATCTGCGCGAGCTAGAGGCTAGTGTTGACGGCGACGATTGGTACAAAGAGCGTGTAATCAATGGCGCGGTGCGCGACGGCGCGGTGTATATGCCACGCATGGCCGACTACCTCAGCCAGGAAGCACTCTGGGCAATCCGTACCTATATCGAAAGTGAGGCCGCCAAGCAGTGA
- a CDS encoding transporter substrate-binding domain-containing protein → MRRLLASLCLLMYCALAQAQVPHVAKVREFDDIIASGVLKVALYRDFPPYSFMVDGEARGVDVELAQQLADGLGLKVEVLWVTPDETLDDDLRNFIWRGHYLRPGIVADVMLRVPYDREFSYKQNELGELINELVVMFGPYQRERWQSAYDHRRLEEVSSVAVFQYHPVGVEVESVPSFYLASVLNGNIRKMLHHYPTTRDAFAAMQAGEVDATMGMRGEIDWLMSQANDRNLHLADNAYPNMGRQVWDLGMAVHESNRQLAYAIEGVLEGMLTDGSLERIYASYGMRYELPGLYQTE, encoded by the coding sequence ATGCGCCGGCTGCTGGCGAGCCTTTGTCTGCTGATGTATTGCGCCTTGGCCCAGGCACAGGTGCCGCACGTGGCGAAGGTGCGCGAGTTCGACGACATCATCGCCTCGGGCGTGCTAAAGGTCGCGCTGTACCGGGATTTCCCCCCGTACAGTTTCATGGTCGACGGCGAGGCGCGCGGGGTGGATGTCGAGCTGGCGCAGCAACTGGCGGACGGGCTCGGGCTTAAGGTCGAGGTGCTGTGGGTTACGCCCGATGAGACGCTGGACGATGACCTGCGCAACTTCATCTGGCGTGGCCATTACCTGCGGCCCGGCATCGTCGCCGACGTCATGCTGCGGGTGCCCTATGACCGCGAATTCTCTTACAAGCAGAACGAGCTGGGCGAGCTGATCAACGAGCTGGTGGTGATGTTTGGCCCCTATCAGCGTGAGCGCTGGCAGTCGGCATATGACCATCGCCGTTTGGAAGAGGTAAGCAGCGTCGCGGTGTTCCAGTACCATCCGGTCGGGGTGGAGGTGGAAAGCGTACCTTCGTTCTATCTGGCTTCGGTTCTCAACGGCAACATCCGAAAGATGCTGCACCACTACCCAACCACTCGCGATGCCTTTGCCGCCATGCAGGCCGGCGAGGTGGACGCGACCATGGGCATGCGGGGCGAGATCGACTGGCTGATGAGCCAGGCCAACGACCGCAACCTGCATCTGGCCGACAACGCCTACCCAAATATGGGGCGGCAGGTGTGGGACTTGGGCATGGCCGTGCATGAGTCCAACCGGCAGCTGGCCTATGCCATCGAAGGCGTGCTGGAGGGAATGCTCACCGACGGCAGCCTGGAGCGGATCTATGCCAGCTACGGTATGCGCTACGAGTTGCCAGGGCTGTATCAGACCGAGTGA
- the pgm gene encoding phosphoglucomutase (alpha-D-glucose-1,6-bisphosphate-dependent) produces MSIAPNAGRLPDEHSLTHIPRLVSRYYSERPDPSDPAQQVSFGTSGHRGSSLKNSFNEWHILAVTQAICDYRREQGINGPVFVGMDTHALSEPAFVSALEVLAANGIETRIDSGCSETDGAPGYTPTPAISNAILKYNLGRRDGLADGIVITPSHNPPADGGFKYNPPNGGPADTDVTRWIQDRANALLAAGLRGVERMDHIQALKAPTTQRFDFIDSYVGGLGQVIDLDAIRGSGLKFAVDPLGGAGVHYWTRIAERYGLPLEVLSTTVDPTFRFMRLDWDGKIRMDCSSPHAMAGLIENKDRFEVAFACDTDHDRHGIVTRSAGLLNPNHYLAVAIEYLFTHRPQWNAQAGIGKTLVSSSMIDRVASGIGRKVVEVPVGFKWFVDGLMDGSLGFGGEESAGASFLDKTGAAWSTDKDGIILGLLAAEMTAVTGRDPGERYQALTERFGAPVYQRIDAPADREQKARLAKLSASQVTADELAGRPITQILTEAPGNGAAIGGLKVVTDSGWFAARPSGTEDVYKIYAESFEGEAHLARIQAEARALVERA; encoded by the coding sequence ATGAGCATCGCCCCCAACGCAGGACGCCTGCCAGACGAACATTCGCTGACCCACATTCCGCGCCTGGTTTCGCGCTACTACAGCGAACGTCCCGACCCTTCCGACCCGGCACAACAGGTCTCCTTCGGCACTTCAGGTCATCGTGGTTCGTCGCTGAAGAACAGCTTCAACGAGTGGCACATCCTCGCGGTAACCCAGGCGATCTGCGATTACCGACGCGAGCAGGGCATCAACGGGCCGGTGTTCGTCGGCATGGATACCCACGCGCTGTCCGAGCCGGCATTCGTTTCGGCCCTGGAAGTGCTGGCCGCCAACGGCATCGAAACTCGCATTGACTCAGGATGCAGTGAAACCGACGGCGCCCCCGGCTATACGCCGACGCCAGCGATTTCCAACGCCATTCTCAAGTACAACCTGGGCCGGCGCGACGGCCTGGCTGACGGTATCGTCATCACGCCCTCGCACAACCCGCCCGCCGATGGTGGCTTCAAATACAACCCGCCCAACGGCGGCCCGGCTGATACCGACGTGACCCGCTGGATTCAGGATCGCGCCAACGCCTTGCTGGCGGCCGGGCTGCGCGGCGTCGAGCGCATGGATCATATCCAGGCGCTGAAAGCGCCGACGACCCAGCGTTTCGACTTTATCGACAGCTATGTCGGCGGGCTGGGACAGGTGATCGATCTCGACGCGATTCGCGGCTCCGGCCTCAAATTCGCAGTCGATCCGCTGGGTGGTGCCGGCGTGCATTACTGGACTCGTATCGCCGAGCGCTACGGGCTGCCGCTGGAGGTGCTTTCAACCACGGTCGACCCTACCTTCCGCTTTATGCGTCTGGACTGGGACGGCAAGATCCGCATGGACTGCAGCTCGCCCCATGCAATGGCCGGGCTGATCGAGAACAAGGACCGCTTCGAGGTGGCGTTCGCCTGCGATACCGACCACGACCGCCACGGCATTGTCACGCGCTCGGCGGGATTGCTGAATCCCAACCACTATCTGGCGGTGGCCATCGAATACCTCTTCACCCACCGCCCTCAATGGAACGCGCAGGCCGGTATCGGCAAGACGTTGGTGTCCTCGTCCATGATCGACCGGGTGGCCAGCGGCATAGGCCGGAAAGTCGTCGAGGTGCCGGTGGGCTTCAAATGGTTCGTTGACGGCCTTATGGATGGCAGCCTGGGCTTCGGTGGTGAGGAATCGGCGGGAGCATCCTTCCTGGACAAGACAGGCGCCGCCTGGTCCACCGACAAGGACGGCATCATCCTCGGGCTGCTGGCCGCGGAGATGACCGCTGTTACCGGCAGGGATCCCGGCGAGCGCTATCAGGCATTGACCGAACGCTTTGGCGCGCCGGTCTATCAGCGCATCGACGCGCCAGCAGATCGTGAGCAGAAAGCCAGGCTGGCCAAGCTGTCCGCCTCTCAGGTTACTGCGGATGAACTGGCGGGTCGGCCCATCACCCAGATTCTTACTGAAGCTCCGGGTAACGGCGCGGCCATCGGTGGGCTCAAGGTGGTGACCGACAGCGGCTGGTTCGCCGCTCGCCCATCGGGTACCGAAGACGTTTACAAGATCTACGCCGAGAGCTTCGAAGGCGAAGCGCATCTAGCACGTATCCAGGCAGAAGCCAGGGCGCTGGTGGAGCGGGCGTAA
- the ihfB gene encoding integration host factor subunit beta: MTKSELIERIVTQQGLLSSKDVELAIKTMLEQMAQALATGDRIEIRGFGSFSLHYRAPRIGRNPKTGQSVPLDGKYVPHFKPGKELRDRVNEEGEA; the protein is encoded by the coding sequence ATGACCAAGTCGGAGTTGATCGAGAGAATCGTCACCCAGCAGGGGCTGCTTTCGTCCAAGGATGTGGAGTTGGCAATCAAGACCATGCTTGAGCAGATGGCTCAGGCGTTGGCCACAGGTGATCGCATCGAAATCCGCGGATTCGGCAGCTTCTCTCTCCATTATCGGGCTCCCCGCATTGGCCGTAACCCCAAGACCGGCCAGTCCGTACCACTGGACGGGAAGTACGTCCCGCATTTCAAACCTGGCAAGGAACTGCGCGATCGGGTCAACGAGGAAGGCGAAGCCTGA
- a CDS encoding alpha-1,4-glucan--maltose-1-phosphate maltosyltransferase, giving the protein MSEVPSQNTIDPALEQAMRLPRIAIDTVQPVLDDGRFSAKAIIGQPVVVSCRVYADGHDQLAAMIAWRQKGEEGWRRAPLKRIDAGRDIWQGQFTASQVASHEFRIEAWWDLYETYRYELSKKHAAGVGVSLELTEGRQLVESAAQRAQGEIRAILDDLLHRLDSSHLDDERVSLLLSADTASVMAEADPREHYSASASYPIEVERPLAQFASWYELFPRSETDDPNRHGTLRDVHKRLPMIRDMGFDVLYFPPIHPIGRAHRKGPNNSLQAGPNDPGSPYAIGSEEGGHDAIHPQLGTLDDFRELVAAAREHGLEIALDFAIQCSQDHPWLKEHPGWFSWRPDGTIRYAENPPKKYQDIVNVDFYAEDAMPDLWLALRDVVWHWVEQGVKIFRVDNPHTKPLPFWEWLIADIRQRDPDVMFLSEAFTRPAMMARLGKVGFNQSYTYFTWRNGKAELSEYFTELNEHPLRDCYRPNFFVNTPDINPFFLQESGRAGFLIRAALATMGSGLWGMYSGFELCEAAAIPGKEEYLDSEKYQIRPRDYRAPGNIIAEIAQLNRIRRQNPALQTHLGFKPYLAWNDNIFYFGKRTADLSNFVLVAVSLDPHNAQEAHFELPLWELGLPDDAQTQGEDLMNGHRWTWYGKTQWMRIEPWQLPFGIWRFSAGVNEPDLK; this is encoded by the coding sequence ATGTCCGAAGTACCGTCCCAAAATACGATCGACCCCGCACTTGAGCAGGCCATGCGCTTGCCCCGCATTGCCATCGATACCGTACAGCCGGTACTGGATGATGGACGCTTCTCAGCCAAGGCGATTATTGGGCAGCCGGTGGTGGTCAGCTGTCGAGTTTACGCTGACGGCCACGACCAGCTGGCGGCCATGATTGCCTGGCGACAGAAGGGCGAGGAGGGGTGGCGGCGTGCACCGCTCAAGCGTATCGATGCCGGTCGGGATATTTGGCAGGGCCAGTTCACTGCCAGCCAAGTGGCCTCTCACGAGTTTCGTATCGAGGCCTGGTGGGACCTCTACGAGACCTATCGATACGAGCTGTCCAAAAAACATGCGGCAGGTGTTGGAGTGTCCCTTGAGCTGACTGAAGGGCGCCAGCTGGTTGAAAGTGCTGCGCAGCGGGCCCAGGGCGAAATCAGAGCGATTCTGGATGATCTGCTGCATCGGCTCGACAGTTCTCATCTGGATGACGAGCGTGTGTCGCTGCTGCTCTCTGCAGACACCGCCTCGGTCATGGCCGAGGCCGATCCGCGCGAGCATTACAGCGCGAGCGCCAGCTATCCGATCGAGGTTGAACGTCCGTTGGCGCAGTTTGCCAGTTGGTACGAGCTGTTCCCGCGCTCGGAGACCGATGACCCGAATCGCCACGGCACCTTGCGCGATGTGCACAAGCGCCTGCCGATGATCCGCGACATGGGCTTCGACGTCCTCTACTTTCCGCCGATTCACCCGATTGGTCGAGCCCATCGCAAGGGGCCGAACAATAGCCTGCAAGCAGGGCCGAACGATCCCGGCAGCCCTTATGCGATCGGTAGCGAAGAGGGCGGCCATGATGCCATCCATCCGCAACTGGGGACCTTGGACGACTTTCGCGAACTGGTCGCTGCTGCACGGGAGCATGGCCTCGAGATCGCCCTGGATTTCGCCATCCAGTGCTCTCAGGACCACCCGTGGCTGAAGGAACATCCCGGCTGGTTCTCCTGGCGCCCGGACGGGACCATCCGCTACGCAGAAAACCCGCCGAAGAAGTATCAGGACATCGTCAACGTCGATTTTTATGCCGAAGATGCGATGCCCGATCTCTGGCTGGCATTGCGTGACGTGGTCTGGCACTGGGTGGAACAGGGCGTGAAGATCTTTCGCGTCGACAACCCGCACACCAAGCCGCTGCCTTTTTGGGAATGGCTGATCGCTGATATCCGTCAGCGTGATCCGGATGTGATGTTTCTTTCGGAAGCCTTCACCCGGCCCGCGATGATGGCGCGTCTGGGCAAGGTCGGTTTCAACCAGAGCTACACCTACTTCACCTGGCGCAACGGCAAGGCCGAGCTCAGCGAGTATTTCACCGAGCTAAACGAACATCCCCTGCGCGACTGCTACCGACCGAATTTCTTCGTCAACACGCCGGACATCAATCCCTTCTTCCTGCAGGAATCCGGCCGTGCCGGTTTCCTCATCCGTGCGGCGCTGGCCACCATGGGCTCCGGACTGTGGGGTATGTATTCGGGCTTCGAACTGTGCGAGGCCGCCGCCATTCCCGGCAAGGAAGAGTATCTGGACTCGGAGAAGTACCAGATCCGCCCGCGGGACTATCGCGCGCCCGGCAACATCATCGCCGAGATCGCCCAGCTCAATCGCATCCGCCGGCAAAACCCTGCATTGCAGACCCATCTTGGCTTCAAGCCTTACCTGGCCTGGAACGACAACATCTTCTACTTCGGCAAGCGTACGGCGGATCTGTCGAACTTCGTTCTGGTGGCTGTGAGCCTCGACCCACACAACGCTCAGGAAGCGCATTTCGAATTGCCGCTGTGGGAATTGGGCTTGCCTGATGATGCGCAGACTCAGGGCGAAGACTTGATGAACGGCCATCGCTGGACCTGGTACGGCAAGACGCAGTGGATGCGGATCGAGCCTTGGCAGCTGCCGTTCGGCATCTGGCGATTCAGTGCGGGCGTGAACGAGCCGGATTTGAAATGA